In the Pan paniscus chromosome 8, NHGRI_mPanPan1-v2.0_pri, whole genome shotgun sequence genome, one interval contains:
- the LOC103784232 gene encoding RNA guanine-N7 methyltransferase-activating subunit-like protein, translating into MTDTAKAVPNFEEMFASRFTEDDKEYQEYLKRPPESSPIVEEWNSRAGGNQRNRDNRLQDSRQFRGRDGRWGWPSDNRSNQWRGQSCGNNYPQHRQEPYYPDQYGH; encoded by the coding sequence ATGACTGACACAGCCAAAGCTGTTCCAAATTTTGAAGAGATGTTTGCTAGTAGATTCACAGAAGATGACAAGGAGTATCAGGAATACTTGAAACGCCCTCCCGAGTCCTCTCCAATTGTTGAGGAATGGAATAGCAGAGCTGGTGGGAACCAAAGAAACAGAGACAATCGGTTGCAAGATAGCAGACAGTTCAGAGGCAGGGACGGCAGATGGGGGTGGCCAAGTGACAATCGATCCAATCAGTGGCGTGGACAATCCTGCGGTAACAATTACCCGCAACACAGACAAGAACCTTACTATCCCGACCAATATGGACATTAA